The genomic interval TCGCTGTTTCCCAATCTGACCGCTGCAGAGAATCTGGCCTTCAATTATCAGTTGGAACAGAACCGCCGGCTGGTCAATTGGAAGAATATTTACGCCATCGCCCGGAACGCCATTTCCAACATCGGGGTGGCCATCGATCTCGATGCCCGGGTGGAGGACCTGTCCGTCGCGGACAAACAGATGATCGCCATCTCCCGGGCGCTGCTCCATGAGGCCCGCTTGATCATTATGGATGAACCAACCACGGCCTTGACTCGCCGGGAAGTGGAAGCCCTGTTCCGAGTGATCAAGAAACTCCAGTCGGAAGGGCTGTCGATTCTTTTTGTGAGTCACAAGCTGGATGAAGTGCTCGAGATTTCCGAGAAAGTCACGATCCTTCGCAACGGCCGCAATGTGGCCGATGGGGACACCCCCGACTTTGACCGTGCGAAGCTGGTCTTTCATATGACCGGCCGGGAGATCAACGAAACGGTGTATTCGTTTGAACCCTCCCCGGACGAACAACCCCTTCTCTCCGTCAGTAACCTGTCCCGGAAGGGGAGCTTCGCCGAGGTGTCCTGCAAGCTGTTTCCCGGAGAAATTCTGGGGATTACCGGACTCCTTGGTTCGGGGCGAACCGAACTGGCCATGGCCTTGTTCGGCCTCCGGCCCGCGACGAGTGGCTCGATCACCGTTGAGGGAAAGCGAGTTCGGCTTGCTTCGGTAGACGACGCCATCCGGAATGGGATTGGCTATGTTCCAGAAGATCGCCTGACCGAGGGCTTGTTTTTCCAGCAGTCCATCGGCAATAATGTGATCGCCGGGATTATCGACCGGATCCGCGGAGCCTTCGGCTTGGTCCGTGCCGAACAGAAGCGTTCGCATATCGATCAGTGGATCGCCAACCTGCGCATCAACACTCCCTCACCCTTTCTGCCGGTGCAGAGCCTCTCCGGAGGGAACCAGCAGCGGGTGGTGCTGGCCCGCTGGCTGGCCACCGCTCCCCGCATTCTGATCCTCAACGGGCCGACGGTGGGGATCGATATCGGGTCCAAGGCTGATATCCACCGGACCATTCGCGAGCTGGCCGGGCAGGGGATCGGGGTGATCATCATTTCCGACGATATCCCCGAAGTCGTGCAGAATTGTAACCGGATTCTTCTGATGGAGCGCGGCCGGATTGTCGAGGAGTTCATCGGTAGCGCAGTCTCCGAGAGGGAGTTGACCGAGAGGATGATCGGCAGTGCGGTGATCAGCGGAGAAAGGGTGGCTAACTGATCATGGAACGATGGTGGGTACCCGGGAAGCTGTTCAGCCGGGGGAATATGCTCAAAAAGTACGAGTTCTACATTGCGCTGATCGTCTTGGGCCTTTGCCTGGTGATCGGCAGCATCAACCCGGCGTTTTTTACCCTGCCGAACTTTTTCGATATCCTGCGCAGCAGCGTAGTCATGATGATTTTCGCTATGGGGGTCCTGATGGTCCTGGTCTCCGGGGGGATTGACATTTCCTTCACCGCCATTGCCGCTTTCTGTATGTACGTCACCGCCCAGTTTCTGAACAACATCGGTTATGAGGGGAGTATCGCCCTGGCTTTCCTGCTCTCGGCGATCCTGGGACTGTTCCTGGGCCTGATCAACGCGGTCCTGATTTCCACCTTCCGCCTCCCCACCCTGATCGTGACTCTGGGTACTGCGAACATGTTCCGGGGGTTTTTACTGGCCTTCATCGGGACCCGGATAGTGGTCCGCCTGCCCCCCGGGATGATCGATTTCGCCCGTTGGCAGATTTTTCAAACCACCACGGAGCGGGGGGGGACCGTGGGACTGTCTTTTTCCGTTATCCTTCTATTGATCGTCGTTCCCCTGGTCTGGTGGCTGCTCAATTACACGATGCTGGGAAGAGGGATTTTCGCGATCGGGGGAGACCGGGTCGCTGCGGAGCGGGCCGGGCTGAATATCAAAGTCATCCAGTTTTTCATCTACTGTTTCGTGGGCACTCTGGCCGGTGTGGCCGGGATCGTTCATTCCTCGCTGATCCGGAATGCCAATCCCTTCGACCTGGTAGGACTGGAGCTCTCGGTCATCGCCGCAGTGGTACTCGGAGGAGCGCGGATCAGCGGCGGTCATGGCACCATCATAGGCACCATCCTCGGTGTCTTCCTGGTGGTGATCACCAACAACAGCCTGATCCTGATGGGCATCCCCTCCTACTGGCAGACTGTGGCCGTCGGCGCCATCATCGTGATCGGTACGGGCATCACCGCCCTGCAGGGGAAAAGAGAGCGCCGCGTGGGGATCATGATCGACAAGAAACTCGGCACTTGATGCCGGGTAGGGACAGGAGGAGTCAGTCCACAGAATTCAGGAGACCGATGAAGGAAGGAGGTCTCGAACTCTCGTCTCCCGGGCCGGCCCCTTTACAAGGAGTTCCCCAGGCGGCGCGATCCAGAGCGTCAAACATGAAAATTGAAGGCGGGAGGAAGCGAGGAAGGGTTTCATTCATCACCGATCATCGTTCTTTTTTCAGAGCAGGAACGTAAGGACAAAGCCGGGTAGGAACAGCCGGCAACACTTGGTCCAGGTGGTTTGTAACCCTTCTACCCTCCTTTAGCTCTTTTACTATGTATTAGTCAGGAGGAAAATCATGGCTCGCGAAATTATCCAGACTAATGAAGATCCCCGTCGGGCCGATTCACCGAAACAACTGGAGATTATTCACGTTCTGAGTCGGGATCGGAACCTTTTGCGTCTGCTGATCATTACCGTCTGTATTTTTGTCCTCATGGGTTTGTTGCGACCCGAGCTTTTTTTCACGCTCCGGAATTTCCGCTCTATGTCCTTCCAGTTTCCCGAATTCGGCATCCTGGCCATCGGCATGATGCTGACCATGCTCTCCGGGGGGATCGACCTGTCCGTGGTCGGGGCGGCGAACCTCTCCGGGATACTGGCCGCCCTGACCATGACCAACTACATTACTCCGGAAACCTCCTCAGGAGGGGTTCTGGGGATCATCGGGCTGTCCATCCTCGTTTCCCTGACCATCGGTATCCTGTGCGGGATCTTCAACGGCTTGTTGGTGGCCAAAGTAAACATCCCGCCCATTCTGGCCACCCTGGGAACCATGCAGCTGTTTACGGGGACGGCCATTGTCATTACCCGTGGCCACGCTGTCCTGGGATTCCCGGACCAGTTCCTGTTTATCGGGAATGGCTTATTGTGGATATTTCCGGTTCCCCTCATCATCTTCACCGGAGTCGCCGTGGTTTTCGCCTTCATCCTCAACCGGGCCTCCTTCGGCTTCAAGTTGTACATGCTGGGGACCAATCCCACCGCTTCCCGCTTTTCGGGGATCAACAACACGCGGGTCCTGCTGAAGACCTACATGCTCAGCGGTCTGTTGGCCGGTCTGGCCGGTATCACCATGGTGGCCAGGACCAATGCGGCCAAAGCCGACTTTGGGACCTCATATATTCTGCAGGCGGTGCTGGTGGCCATTCTGGGGGGAGTCAACCCCAACGGAGGCTTTGGAACGATTTCGGGCCTGGTACTGGCCATCCTTTCCCTGCAGTTCCTGTCCAGCGGCTTCAACATGCT from Atribacteraceae bacterium carries:
- a CDS encoding ABC transporter permease; its protein translation is MAREIIQTNEDPRRADSPKQLEIIHVLSRDRNLLRLLIITVCIFVLMGLLRPELFFTLRNFRSMSFQFPEFGILAIGMMLTMLSGGIDLSVVGAANLSGILAALTMTNYITPETSSGGVLGIIGLSILVSLTIGILCGIFNGLLVAKVNIPPILATLGTMQLFTGTAIVITRGHAVLGFPDQFLFIGNGLLWIFPVPLIIFTGVAVVFAFILNRASFGFKLYMLGTNPTASRFSGINNTRVLLKTYMLSGLLAGLAGITMVARTNAAKADFGTSYILQAVLVAILGGVNPNGGFGTISGLVLAILSLQFLSSGFNMLRFSTFFTEFVWGLVLILVMVINYLSNTYRSRSGKKKRSTATG
- a CDS encoding ABC transporter permease; amino-acid sequence: MERWWVPGKLFSRGNMLKKYEFYIALIVLGLCLVIGSINPAFFTLPNFFDILRSSVVMMIFAMGVLMVLVSGGIDISFTAIAAFCMYVTAQFLNNIGYEGSIALAFLLSAILGLFLGLINAVLISTFRLPTLIVTLGTANMFRGFLLAFIGTRIVVRLPPGMIDFARWQIFQTTTERGGTVGLSFSVILLLIVVPLVWWLLNYTMLGRGIFAIGGDRVAAERAGLNIKVIQFFIYCFVGTLAGVAGIVHSSLIRNANPFDLVGLELSVIAAVVLGGARISGGHGTIIGTILGVFLVVITNNSLILMGIPSYWQTVAVGAIIVIGTGITALQGKRERRVGIMIDKKLGT
- a CDS encoding sugar ABC transporter ATP-binding protein — translated: MTDEFLIVRNVSKSFSGVQALKEVNLVIRRGEIRCLVGENGSGKSTLIKLIAGVEVPDAGDIFISGKPYPRLHPIDAIREGIQVIYQDFSLFPNLTAAENLAFNYQLEQNRRLVNWKNIYAIARNAISNIGVAIDLDARVEDLSVADKQMIAISRALLHEARLIIMDEPTTALTRREVEALFRVIKKLQSEGLSILFVSHKLDEVLEISEKVTILRNGRNVADGDTPDFDRAKLVFHMTGREINETVYSFEPSPDEQPLLSVSNLSRKGSFAEVSCKLFPGEILGITGLLGSGRTELAMALFGLRPATSGSITVEGKRVRLASVDDAIRNGIGYVPEDRLTEGLFFQQSIGNNVIAGIIDRIRGAFGLVRAEQKRSHIDQWIANLRINTPSPFLPVQSLSGGNQQRVVLARWLATAPRILILNGPTVGIDIGSKADIHRTIRELAGQGIGVIIISDDIPEVVQNCNRILLMERGRIVEEFIGSAVSERELTERMIGSAVISGERVAN